AATGTCGAGCACGATGTGCGCCCCCGGTCTGCGGCGGTGGTGTGGCGGAGATATAGGCGGCGCCGCGCCGCGTTCGCCGGTGTGCGGCGTGCCGGGGACCGGCCCCGGGTAATCGGACCGCGGCGCGGGCCCCGCCCGGTACCGCGGTCACGGGATGGCCCGATCGTCGAGGACGCAGCGGCCCTGGGCGACCAGCACCGCGCGCGCCCGGCGCCGGACCACGCAGGTGTCGACGGTGCAGTCCAGATGGAGTTGCATGGCGGCATGTGCCTGTTCGGCCGTCATGATGCCGGGATCGACGCCGCATTGCAGCAGGCCGGCGACCGGCACGTGCAGATTGGTCAGCTGCATGTGGTCACCTCCGCCACACCCGGCGCCGACCGGCGGCGTGGTGGTGCGGGTGGATCGTGTGGTCCGGCCGGGATACGGTCGGACCAGGTGGCCGACGCCCGGCGCCCGTGGCCGATACCGCGCCCGTGGCCGTGGCCGTGGCCGTGGCCGATACCGCGCCCGCGGCGGGGCGATAGCTCGCTGGTCATCAACGACGACCCGATGACATGAACAGCCATGACTCCTCGTTCCTGCATGCGATAACCCGACTGTGCCCGGCGAGCCGACTCCGGGGCCCCGCTGCGAGCACACTCCCAGCATCCTCCAGATCGGCCCCGCGCGGGCCGAAATCGCGGATCCGCGTCGAATTCGGGCGAATCGCCAGCAGTGAATCCGGTTGCGCTGCCGGGCACTTCGGCTCGGCGCGCGATCGGGAGCTGTCCGGATCCTCGGCGCGTCGGAGGCCGGGGCCGGCGCGGGCGGTGGGCGAATTCGTGGAACCGGAAGATCACGAAACCACACCCGTTACGCAACGAACATATGTTTACGATTCCCGCCGGTGGGTAATCGGGGGGATGTGGACCGCGGGCTGAGAAACACCTCACCTCGATACCGCAGACTCTTTCCGGGCGACTGGGTGGAACGCCTCATCGTTGGAATGTTGTTCGCGGTATCGGCTGTCGGGGTGTACATGCTGACCGGAGCCATGCTCTCATCCTTGCTGGTAGGAGCACTGGTTGCGGTAGTCGCGCTCGGTGTCGTGACAATGTTGTAGCCGGTCGGCGAACCGACCGGCTACCTGATCTTCTGTTATCCGATATCCGTGTGTAATTTCACCGCCGGAACAATTTATTACCCAGCCAAACCACCGGATCGTATTTCCGATCCACCACCCGCTCCTTCATCGGAATGAGCGCATTGTCGGTAATCTTGATATGTTCCGGGCAGACCTCGGTGCAGCATTTCGTGATATTGCAGTAGCCGAGCCCGAACTCCTCCTGCGCCGCCTCCCGCCGATCGGCCACGTCCAGCGGATGCATCTCCAGCTCGGCCACCCGCATCAGATACCGGGGCCCGGAGAAGGCTTCCTTGTTGTCGTCGTGGTCGCGCACCACGTGACATGTGTTCTGGCACAGGAAGCATTCGATGCACTTGCGGAACTCCTGCGACCGCTCCACATCCCGCTGCTGCATCCGGTATTCGCCCGGTTTCAGATCCGCCGGAGGCGTGAAAGACGGTATCTCCCTGGCCTTCTGGTAGTTGAACGACACGTCGGTGACGAGGTCGCGGATGACCGGGAAGGTGCGCATCGGGGTCACCGTGACCACTTCGTCGGTGGTGAAGGTCGACATTCGGGTCATGCACAGCAGCCGCGGGCGGCCGTTCACCTCGGCCGAGCACGAACCGCATTTGCCGGCCTTGCAGTTCCAGCGCACTGCCAGATCCGGTGCCTGGGTGGCCTGCAGGCGATGGATGATGTCGAGGACGACCTCGCCCTCGTTCACCTCGACCGTGAAGTCCTGCAGTTCGCCCTTGTCGTTGTCACCGCGCCATACGCGGAAGTGGGCATCGTAACCCATTGTTACTCACCGCCTTTCGCGGATGATCCGGCGGCCGCGGGGTGGGCGGCGATCTCCGCCGGGGTGTAGTACTTCTCCAGCTCGCCCACGTCGAACAGGGCGAGCAGGTCCTCGCGCATCGGTTTCTGATCCTCCGAGGTGACCACCACCGAGGGCACCGTCTCCTCGGCGCTGCCGGGCTCGATCCGGCAGACCAGCAGCCGGTTGCGCCAATCCGCGTCCATCTTCGGGTGATCGTCGCGGGTGTGCCCGCCGCGACTCTCCGTGCGCAGCAGCGCCGCCTGGGCGACACATTCACTGACCAGCAACATGTTCCGCAGATCGAGTGCGAGATGCCAGCCCGGATTGAACTGCCGGTGCCCCTCGACGGTGACGTTGGCGTAGCGATCGCGGAGCTCGCCCAGATGCCCGTTGGCCTGTTCGAGTTCATGCTCCTTGCGGATGATGCCGACCAGATCGTTCATCGTCTGCTGCAGATCGGTGTGCAGGGTGTAGGGATTCTCGCCGGTACCGGAGGCCGGCGGATCGAACGGCGCCAGTGCCGATTTCGCGGCGGCGTCGATATCGGAGTCCGACACTTCCGGACGCTGTGGCAGCCCTTCCACGTAGGTCGCCGCGCCCAGCCCGGCCCGCCGGCCGAAGACCAGCAGATCCGACAGCGAGTTGCCGCCCAGCCGGTTCGATCCGTGCATGCCGCCGGAACACTCACCGGCGGCGAACAATCCGGGCACGGTGGCCGCACCCGTATCGGGATCGACCTCGATACCGCCCATCACGTAGTGACAGGTGGGCCCGACCTCCATCGGCTCCTTGGTGATGTCCACATCGGCCAGCTCCTTGAACTGGTGATGCATCGACGGCAGCCGCTTGAGGATCTCGTCGGCGGGCAGTCGGGACGCGATATCGAGATACACCCCACCGTGTTCGGTGCCGCGGCCGGCTTTGACCTCCTCGTTGATCGCCCGCGCCACCTCGTCACGGGGCAGCAGATCCGGGGTCCGGCGCGCGGAATCGTTATCACGCAACCACTGATCGGCCTCGTCCTCGGTTTCGGCGTACTGCCCCTTGAACACCGCGGGGATGTAGTCGAACATGAACCGCTTGCCCTCGGTGTTCTTGAGCACCCCGCCGTCACCGCGGACACCTTCGGTGACGAGGATCCCCTTCACGCTGGGCGGCCAGACCATGCCGGTCGGATGGAACTGCAGGAACTCCATGTTGATCAGCGAGGCGCCGGCCCGCAGCGCCAGCGCGTGCCCGTCACCGGTGTACTCCCAGGAGTTCGAGGTCGTCTTGTAGGACTTGCCGACACCGCCGGTGGCCAGGACCACCGCCGGTGTCTCGAACAGCACGAACCGTCCCGACTCCCGCCAGTACCCGAAGGCGCCGGAGATGGCGTCACCGTCCTTGAGTAGATCGGTGATGGTGCATTCGGCGAACACCTTGATCCGGGCCTCGTAGTCACCGGTCTCGGCGAAATCCTCCTGCTGCAGCGAGACGATCTTCTGCTGCATGGTCCGGATGATCTCCAGACCGGTGCGGTCACCGACGTGGGCGAGCCGGGGGTAGGTGTGGCCGCCGAAGTTGCGCTGGCTGATCCGGCCGTCGGCCGTCCGATCGAACAGCGCACCGTAGGTCTCCAGCTCCCAGACCCGATCGGGAGCCTCCTGGGCGTGCAGTTCGGCCATCCGCCAGTTGTTGAGGAATTTGCCGCCGCGCATGGTGTCGCGGAAATGAGTCTGCCAGTTGTCCTTTTCGTTGGCGTTGCCCATCGAGGCGGCGCAGCCGCCCTCGGCCATGACCGTATGTGCCTTGCCGAACAGCGATTTACACACCACCGCCACCGACAGACCGTGTTCACGGGCCTCGATCACCGCACGCAGTCCGGCGCCACCGGCACCGATCACGACGACGTCGTACTTGTGCCGTTCGACTTCAGGCATGAAACGAATACTCCTGAGAGACTGAGGAATTGGGCTCTGTAGGCGTTGCCATTCGGCGATATCAGCCGATGAAACGCGGATCGGAGATGGTGCCGCTGGCGACCAGCATGATGTAGAAGTCGGTGATCGCCAGGGTGGCCAGGGTGGTCCACGCCAGTTGCATGTGCCGGGTGTTCAACTTCGACACCTGCGTCCACATCCAGTAGCGGACCGGATGTGCGGAGAAGTGTTTGAGACGGCCGCCGGTGATGTGCCGGCAGGAGTGGCACGAGATCGTATATGCCCACAGCAGTACGACATTCACGACCAGCACGATGTTGCCGAGCCCGAAGCCGAAGCCGCCGTCCCGGCCGTGGAAGGCCATGATCGCGTCGTAGGTGTTGACCAGCGAGACGATGACCGCGACGTAGAAGAAGTAGCGGTGCACGTTCTGGATGATCAGCGGAAGCCGGGTCTCCCCGGTGTATTTCGCATGGGGCTCGGCGACCGCGCACGCGGGCGGCGAGAACCAGACGGCCCGGTAGTAGGCCTTGCGGTAGTAGTAGCAGGTCAAACGGAACAGCAGTAGGAACGGCAACACCAGGAAACCGAGCGGAATCCACATCGGCAGATTGCCGACCCAGTGCCCGAAGTGGCTCGAACCCTCGACGCACGACGTACTCACGCACGGTGAGTAGAACGGCGTCAGATAGTGGTAGTCGTCGACCCAATATGCGGTTCGCACAAAGGCTCT
The genomic region above belongs to Nocardia spumae and contains:
- a CDS encoding succinate dehydrogenase/fumarate reductase iron-sulfur subunit, with translation MGYDAHFRVWRGDNDKGELQDFTVEVNEGEVVLDIIHRLQATQAPDLAVRWNCKAGKCGSCSAEVNGRPRLLCMTRMSTFTTDEVVTVTPMRTFPVIRDLVTDVSFNYQKAREIPSFTPPADLKPGEYRMQQRDVERSQEFRKCIECFLCQNTCHVVRDHDDNKEAFSGPRYLMRVAELEMHPLDVADRREAAQEEFGLGYCNITKCCTEVCPEHIKITDNALIPMKERVVDRKYDPVVWLGNKLFRR
- a CDS encoding fumarate reductase/succinate dehydrogenase flavoprotein subunit — encoded protein: MPEVERHKYDVVVIGAGGAGLRAVIEAREHGLSVAVVCKSLFGKAHTVMAEGGCAASMGNANEKDNWQTHFRDTMRGGKFLNNWRMAELHAQEAPDRVWELETYGALFDRTADGRISQRNFGGHTYPRLAHVGDRTGLEIIRTMQQKIVSLQQEDFAETGDYEARIKVFAECTITDLLKDGDAISGAFGYWRESGRFVLFETPAVVLATGGVGKSYKTTSNSWEYTGDGHALALRAGASLINMEFLQFHPTGMVWPPSVKGILVTEGVRGDGGVLKNTEGKRFMFDYIPAVFKGQYAETEDEADQWLRDNDSARRTPDLLPRDEVARAINEEVKAGRGTEHGGVYLDIASRLPADEILKRLPSMHHQFKELADVDITKEPMEVGPTCHYVMGGIEVDPDTGAATVPGLFAAGECSGGMHGSNRLGGNSLSDLLVFGRRAGLGAATYVEGLPQRPEVSDSDIDAAAKSALAPFDPPASGTGENPYTLHTDLQQTMNDLVGIIRKEHELEQANGHLGELRDRYANVTVEGHRQFNPGWHLALDLRNMLLVSECVAQAALLRTESRGGHTRDDHPKMDADWRNRLLVCRIEPGSAEETVPSVVVTSEDQKPMREDLLALFDVGELEKYYTPAEIAAHPAAAGSSAKGGE